In the genome of Tetrapisispora phaffii CBS 4417 chromosome 14, complete genome, one region contains:
- the TPHA0N00130 gene encoding uncharacterized protein, translating to MTQITKFIGRLYLFLIIVYSRFASASASTVYNYLTTTYNDYAGELTVSTSVTTVGNLFDRTSITYYWIVTPSVGTTVYSTIGATINEITTSIYLSSTTTVNWGTTITYYVIYTPLVTSSTTTSYTTSIPGTERSTTVEVNTTTGVDGIGTTISTYIVQLPSNLFYTTTYATDFNRVEQETYDTSLTTYTGDDDGEQTVRTIYYVSGTVPNVSATYIPWINTYTEWFGTSYSVEGEGTTAVTYTIISIYVPSVGTVSTVEVQGTVYGTGKTTITWSTSGGVTVGTDYVATFDVTYYVQLPFYDKYSTLTTVSGTDTARYTYDTSFVTAVGEDFSTTVTTVYYVAIPENLVYFTTTSPWSLNYDTTQVYTTTTIGTDGQSTTGTVYLVYTYRRSGITVTSVWTNTYTTYYSTSTSFSTGFLGIGTSTTTYYYIYIPFHGYTTTTTSFNTIEGASSTYTFSTSIYSTTDAFGNVTTTTIYFVYTPKRSLVYTSTTRTAISDSKTLTVDTSLKTTTDADGAETTITTYYIAIPSNFYFTTTTQEWSGSYSLTFSQGLTTIIDGDGFTTTKTIYYVETPRKSGKYSTTYWTGSYTTVFSTSTSRYFGFSGILLGFHTVTNYFVYTPIRILEYTSDVKAWESSFTSSSISYTTVIGADRESTTETIYFLWTPVQTITTTIYSQGTFSGTAISTVSTRTVSIGYDDYYSYQVVFYVVIPSDGKYSTTFTNWLNTKVSTYSSRTTTFVDIHGSTTTETIYYVYTPTISPVISYIGWTETYTSTISSTTYITLDYLFDYLAYWTMSVYVVQTPIRRYTSTVNDQWDGGVSTTYSTYTYTTTNFNGDETTITVYYIHHPYYQSTKTSYLIWDSTFISTVNSDTTTVRGSDGLYTTETIYVVATSSNVLLETVFTSWLGSYIDIYSTTEVPVGTLTKSIIYVRTPYVAPEIIYDVWGFDYKSTVFTETVTSIGYSETFFGQWTYTIYYVNTPERRSTSTSITVWNNSFDSTYFTVTTTTTDKNGEETTLVVYYVFTQHRGLTSTSYQYWDSPETSVFETITTTVTNDDGYEITETLYFVYTPIRNITSTTYIHWTGTEESYLSTLTRTTTNENGEEFTETLYFVYTTTEKGDSTSQYASDSSIDSQNNSSEVSLTTSTYTSTDSEGSVTTGTTTYPVTSEVSLTTSTYTSTDSEGSVTTGTTTYL from the coding sequence ATGACGCAAATAACTAAGTTCATAGGAAgattatatctttttttgataattgtTTATAGCCGCTTTGCAAGCGCAAGCGCATCAACAGTATACAATTACTTAACTACCACCTATAATGATTATGCTGGTGAACTAACTGTTTCTACGTCGGTTACGACAGTAGGTAACCTTTTTGATAGAACCTCTATCACCTACTATTGGATTGTTACACCAAGTGTGGGTACCACTGTGTATTCTACTATTGGTGCAACAATTAACGAAATTACAACATCCATATATCTTTCTTCTACTACAACAGTTAACTGGGGTACTACAATAACATATTATGTCATTTACACACCTTTAGTTACTTCTTCTACAACGACTTCTTATACTACTAGCATTCCAGGTACCGAGAGGTCCACGACAGTTGAGGTTAATACTACGACAGGTGTCGATGGCATCGGAACTACTATAAGCACTTATATTGTTCAACTTCCCagtaatttattttacacCACAACATACGCTACTGACTTCAATAGGGTAGAACAGGAGACATACGATACTAGTTTAACAACTTATACAGGTGATGATGATGGGGAGCAAACTGTTCGAACCATATATTATGTTTCTGGTACTGTTCCTAATGTTTCTGCTACTTATATTCCTTGGATTAACACTTACACTGAATGGTTTGGCACCTCTTATTCTGTAGAGGGCGAAGGAACAACTGCTGTTACGTACACTATAATTTCTATTTATGTTCCTTCTGTCGGCACTGTTTCTACTGTCGAAGTTCAAGGAACTGTATATGGGACTGGTAAGACTACAATCACCTGGTCAACTTCAGGTGGCGTTACTGTCGGCACAGATTATGTTGCTACCTTTGACGTGACATACTATGTGCAGCTTCCATTTTATGACAAATATTCTACTCTAACCACAGTGAGTGGTACTGATACTGCTAGATACACTTATGACACCTCATTTGTGACTGCTGTTGGAGAAGATTTTTCTACTACTGTTACAACTGTTTATTATGTTGCTATTCCAGAAAATTTGGTCTATTTTACTACAACATCTCCTTGGTCATTAAATTATGATACCACACAAGTTTATACCACAACTACAATTGGTACTGATGGCCAATCAACGACTGGTACTGTGTACTTAGTATATACATACAGAAGAAGTGGTATTACAGTCACTTCTGTTTGGACAAATACCTACACTACTTATTACAGTACATCCACTTCATTTTCCACTGGATTTTTAGGTATTGGAACTTCAACTACtacttattattatatatacattcCATTCCACGGGTATACTACTACTACCACAAGCTTCAACACAATCGAGGGTGCCAGTTCAACTTATACATTTTCCACTTCTATTTATTCCACAACTGACGCCTTTGGGAATGTTACTACTacaacaatatattttgtcTATACTCCAAAACGTTCCTTAGTATATACCTCAACAACAAGGACTGCTATCTCAGATTCAAAGACACTTACTGTCGATACAAGCTTAAAAACAACCACTGATGCAGATGGTGCAGAAACAACAATCACTACTTACTATATTGCTATACCATCTAATTTCTACTTTACTACAACAACTCAAGAATGGAGTGGCTCTTATTCTCTAACATTTTCCCAGGGTTTAACAACGATCATCGACGGAGATGGATTTACGACAACTAAAACAATCTATTACGTCGAAACACCAAGGAAATCAGGTAAGTATAGTACTACCTATTGGACTGGTTCATACACTACAGTTTTTTCAACTAGTACTTCACGTTATTTTGGTTTCAGTGGTATTCTTTTAGGTTTCCATACTGTGACTAATTACTTTGTCTACACACCTATCCGTATTTTAGAATACACTTCTGATGTAAAGGCCTGGGAATCTTCTTTTACAAGTAGTTCTATAAGCTATACTACCGTTATAGGGGCAGACCGTGAGTCTACAACAGAAACTATTTACTTTTTATGGACACCTGTGCAAACTATTACAACGACTATATATTCACAAGGTACTTTTAGTGGTACAGCTATCTCAACAGTATCCACAAGAACAGTTTCTATTGGCTATGATGATTATTATTCGTATCAAGTAGTTTTTTACGTGGTTATTCCTTCAGATGGTAAATATAGCACAACTTTCACAAACTGGTTAAATACAAAGGTTTCAACTTACAGTAGCAGAACAACTACCTTTGTGGATATACATGGTTCAACAACAActgaaacaatatattaCGTCTATACTCCGACTATTTCTCCAGTTATTAGCTATATTGGATGGACTGAAACGTATACAAGTACAATTTCTAGTACAACATACATTACCTTGGACTATCTTTTCGATTACTTAGCTTATTGGACTATGTCAGTTTATGTAGTACAAACACCAATTAGGCGATACACATCAACAGTTAACGACCAATGGGACGGCGGAGTTTCGACCACTTATTCAACTTACACATACACTACGACCAATTTTAATGGAGATGAAACTACAATAACagtatattatattcatcatCCATACTATCAATCTACCAAAACGTCCTATTTGATTTGGGACTCCACATTTATTTCTACTGTGAATTCCGACACAACTACAGTTCGTGGCTCCGATGGTCTATACACTACTGAAACTATTTACGTTGTTGCTACATCATCTAATGTATTGTTAGAAACAGTTTTTACGAGTTGGCTTGGTTCCTATATTGATATCTACTCGACTACCGAAGTTCCTGTTGGTACATTAACAAAGTCTATTATTTATGTAAGGACTCCTTACGTAGCTCCagaaattatttatgatGTTTGGGGTTTTGATTACAAAAGTACAGTCTTTACAGAAACTGTAACAAGTATTGGTTATTCTGAAACTTTCTTTGGGCAATGGACATATACTATCTATTATGTCAACACTCCGGAAAGACGAAGTACTAGTACAAGCATCACAGTTTGGAACAATAGTTTCGATTCTACATATTTTACTGTAACTACGACTACAACTGATAAAAATGGAGAAGAAACGACACTTGTTGTATATTATGTATTCACACAACATAGAGGCCTTACTTCAACAAGTTATCAATACTGGGATAGTCCAGAAACATCAGTTTTCGAAACTATTACAACTACAGTTACTAATGATGACGGCTATGAAATTACTGAAAccttatattttgtttacaCCCCAATTAGAAACATAACATCGACAACTTATATTCACTGGACTGGAACAGAAGAATCTTACCTCTCTACATTGACAAGAACTACTACCAATGAAAATGGTGAAGAGTTTACTGaaacattatattttgtttacaCAACAACAGAAAAAGGAGACAGTACTTCACAATATGCATCTGACAGTTCAATTGATTCACAAAACAATTCCTCCGAGGTCTCCCTAACCACCTCCACGTACACCTCGACCGACTCCGAAGGCAGCGTCACCACCGGAACCACCACCTACCCTGTGACATCCGAGGTCTCCCTAACCACCTCCACGTACACCTCGACCGACTCCGAAGGCAGCGTCACCACCGGCACCACCACCTACCTGTGA